In Anoplopoma fimbria isolate UVic2021 breed Golden Eagle Sablefish chromosome 12, Afim_UVic_2022, whole genome shotgun sequence, one DNA window encodes the following:
- the casz1 gene encoding zinc finger protein castor homolog 1, translating into MKVTCLRGFNFDFPEYAERSLCTETTSGKSKMAAKRKGGLKLNAICAKLSRQVVFDSSSQNAEGDQSVAENSERGSSHYDDNDTNFPEGLNLTQSLEEDQKRREAIEKWVNGEYGDEPPAPVGEHDEHELKVGNEEAGPPEGVYMVHPTGCSDDEDNAEEAEPAAGSQDGSFHDDKEAEDRPPKETTYMPPREAQREASTLRDYAANTMNEFLGMFGYDDQQVRDELTKKSSFEKLKAATSDPSSLSTEEASRRARFSKYEEYIRKLKAGETLPWPMHASPPKPEDLNPKLAQDKSATMLQTSGCLPGAEAQIYPQSLEHKQPGGPQLGTSQPPNPSHMQNMASRASKYDFFIQKLKMGESLQQQNGNAYKRPSKYDLENVKFLHLFKPGEGNPDMGGAIAFKTCKVGRPSKYDIRTIQKLMPGNHEASLMPNILATAPGNPGAPGLTMDQTGQISFNAADYLKSSFSKTDSITTGTVSSVKNGLPPDKPASDDINLYQKYIARFSGSQHCGHVHCAYQYREHYHCMDPECNYQRFTSKQDVIRHYNMHKKRDNSLQHGFMRFSPLDDCSVYYHGCHLNGKSTHYHCMQVGCSKVYTSTSDVMTHENFHKKNAQLINDGFQRFRATEDCGTVGCQFYGQKTTHFHCRRPGCTFTFKNKCDIEKHKSYHIKDDAYAKDGFKKFYKYEECKYEGCVYSKATNHFHCIRSGCGFTFTSTSQMTSHKRKHERRHIRSSGVMGLSSAYMVPKDEQEESSNDDLMDFSTISSKNSSLSASPTTQQSTTVSHLLATPTTAVSSSSSASGHALKQTSSLPGAGQRMSSLLSQALPSNMPVALALSNSALAASNPFFPLIPRMSLQPPPPAASLMSAVSSGAHSMPTDSLTQGFSTLGADGAMASTPTSFATSSIMEKISASKGLISPMMARLAAAALKPSNNLITGNGQPASASQFNLVQVKQEPMDVHSGGNQDSAQEHSLDLSKKDHSNESNGHPVPGNTSLLSSLMNKMSQVNPALFNAMNLKTELEAGQGGNSSEAAHYLNRVLKRPLPEKSTEIWRTYLRRFDTEDFCEAQCDFLQKVHFHCMVEDCGALFSTVDGAIKHANFHLRATFKVKSEPQFGEGKESGEGASLQPAAPVSMANNPSMDVAHLTSSGGYSSPPPSLLAWKQLTGSIPQMPASMPNLPANSPLATTSLENAKPQVKPGFLQFQENDPCLATDCKYSNKFHFHCLFGNCKYVCKTSGKAESHCLDHINPNNNLVNVRDQFSYYSLQCLCPNQHCEFRMRGHYHCLRPGCFFVTNITTKLPWHVKKHEKAERRAANGFKYFTKREECGRLGCKYNQVNSHFHCIREGCQFSFLLKHQMTSHARKHMRRMLGKNFDRVPSQVMPLSQRPDASGMMGTHPGINSCFSSSIMDETDDYMDYMGGGGSPLGLSSESSNQDRSCSSTPVGNDGSPAGQGWPPTTSAPTTPADTSATQNAPPSSPPPPPPLPLPPPPSALQPGFQSQAPSLSPALLRPPLSSLPYLLSPSCLSYSLLSASLGATRSVVMPTNTPAFSSIIATPSPVKNDVPIVQDAAGNTISIPTATGAKKRFWIIEDMSPYGKRRKTPSSRKMLDEGMMLEGFRRYDLYENCKDPGCQFSLKVTHYHCTRENCGYKFCGRTHMYKHAQHHDRVDNLVLDDFKRFKSSLSCNFPDCQFSGNSTHFHCLRCGFRCTDSTKVTAHRKHHGKQDVITAAGFCQFSSSVDCEVPDCKYKLKCSHFHCTFPECKHTVVGMSQMDSHKRKHEKQERGELPSVSPKQEVMHHLGGSVSTVPPISMGLSSSSPSGVHGLSRSINSSAPSMLYPTGGIGSEYNHLYQPSSISLDGSLNLGTDTSSSLFFLKNAAGLGLNDSLDLSKKMHHDAARSGHNPPTPLGLPAAQDDTTGTSGEAEDDLSPEEEAHAEEDEEEEEDEEEEEEDEAELNSDSNDDSMAEPDGEKDNGESFDASVNHTDSSQLEKK; encoded by the exons GAGAAGCATCTACCCTGCGAGACTATGCAGCCAACACCATGAATGAATTTTTGGGAATGTTCGGTTATGATGACCAGCAGGTAAGGGATGAGCTGACCAAGAAGAGCAGCTTTGAGAAGCTCAAAGCCGCTACCTCAGACCCCTCATCCCTCAGCACTGAGGAGGCCTCGCGGCGTGCCCGCTTCTCAAAGTACGAAGAGTACATTCGTAAGCTCAAAGCCGGCGAGACTCTTCCTTGGCCCATGCATGCTTCCCCACCCAAACCAGAAGACCTCAACCCAAAACTTGCCCAAGACAAGAGCGCTACCATGCTCCAGACCTCTGGGTGCCTCCCAGGGGCCGAGGCACAGATCTACCCCCAAAGCCTGGAGCACAAACAGCCAGGAGGACCTCAGCTGGGCACTTCTCAGCCACCGAATCCCTCTCACATGCAGAACATGGCGTCCCGAGCCTCCAAGTATGACTTCTTCATTCAGAAGCTGAAGATGGGTGAGAGTCTACAGCAGCAGAACGGCAATGCTTACAAGCGACCCTCCAAGTACGATCTTGAGAACGTCAAGTTTCTGCACCTCTTCAAGCCTGGCGAGGGCAACCCTGACATGGGCGGCGCCATTGCCTTTAAGACTTGCAAAGTGGGCCGCCCTTCGAAGTATGACATCAGAACAATTCAGAAGCTGATGCCGGGAAATCACGAGGCCTCATTGATGCCCAACATCCTTGCTACAGCACCAGGGAACCCAGGAGCTCCCG GGCTCACGATGGACCAGACAGGACAAATAAGCTTCAACGCCGCTGACTACCTGAAGTCCAGCTTTTCCAAGACTGACTCCATCACCACGGGCACTGTGTCCTCTGTTAA GAATGGCCTGCCACCGGATAAACCCGCCAGCGACGACATCAACCTCTACCAGAAATATATTGCCAG GTTCTCTGGGAGTCAACACTGTGGACACGTGCACTGTGCCTACCAGTACAGAGAGCATTACCACTGCATGGACCCTGAGTGTAACTACCAG AGGTTTACCAGTAAGCAGGATGTAATCAGGCACTACAACATGCACAAGAAGAGGGACAACTCTCTGCAGCATGGCTTCATGCGCTTCAGCCCTCTGGACGACTGCAGTGTCTACTACCATGGCTGCCACCTCAATGGAAAAAGCACCCATTACCACTGCATGCAG gTGGGCTGCAGCAAGGTGTACACCAGCACCTCCGATGTCATGACCCATGAAAACTTCCACAAAAAGAATGCCCAGCTGATCAATGACGGCTTCCAGAGATTTCGTGCCACTGAGGACTGCGGCACGGTCGGGTGTCAATTCTACGGGCAGAAGACCACTCACTTCCACTGCAG GCGCCCAGGATGCACATTCACCTTCAAGAACAAGTGTGACATTGAGAAGCACAAGAGCTACCACATCAAGGACGATGCCTACGCCAAAGATGGCTTCAAGAAGTTCTACAAGTACGAGGAGTGCAAGTACGAGGGCTGCGTCTACAGCAAAGCCACCAACCACTTCCATTGCATCCGCTCAGGCTGCGGCTTCACCTTTACCTCCACTAGCCAGATGACCTCCCATAAGCGCAAGCACGAGCGCCGGCACATCCGCTCCTCCGGTGTCATGGGCCTCTCCTCCGCCTACATGGTGCCGAAGGATGAGCAAGAGGAGTCGAGCAACGACGACCTGATGGACTTCTCCACCATCAGCAGCAAGAACTCCAGCCTGAGTGCCTCGCCCACCACCCAGCAGTCCACCACTGTATCGCACCTGTTGGCCACGCCCACCACcgctgtctcctcctcctcctctgcatcgGGCCACGCCCTCAAACAAACATCCTCGCTGCCCGGCGCGGGTCAGCGGATGTCCAGCCTGCTGTCCCAGGCCCTGCCCAGCAACATGCCGGTGGCCCTTGCTCTTTCCAACAGTGCCCTGGCGGCCTCCAACCCGTTCTTCCCCCTCATCCCCAGGATGTCTCTCCAACCGCCTCCTCCGGCCGCCAGCCTGATGTCAGCTGTATCTTCCGGGGCTCACTCCATGCCCACCGACTCACTGACCCAGGGTTTCTCCACATTGGGTGCGGACGGAGCAATGGCCTCGACCCCAACATCATTCGccacctcctccatcatggAGAAGATCTCGGCAAGCAAAGGTCTGATATCCCCCATGATGGCCAGACTGGCGGCTGCTGCCCTGAAGCCCTCCAACAACCTCATCACAG GGAACGGGCAGCCGGCTTCAGCGAGCCAGTTCAATCTGGTTCAAGTGAAGCAGGAGCCAATGGACGTCCACTCTGGGGGAAACCAAGACTCGGCGCAGGAGCACAGCCTGGACCTGAGCAAGAAAGACCACAG TAATGAATCAAACGGACACCCTGTACCAGGGAATACATCTCTTTTATCCTCGCTTATGAATAAG atGTCACAGGTGAACCCTGCCCTGTTCAACGCCATGAACCTGAAGACGGAGCTGGAGGCAGGCCAGGGAGGCAACAGCTCGGAGGCGGCGCACTATCTGAACAGAGTGCTGAAGAGGCCCCTGCCAGAAAAATCCACTGAGATCTGGAGGACATACCTCCGCAG GTTTGACACGGAGGACTTCTGTGAGGCTCAGTGTGACTTCCTACAGAAAGTGCACTTCCACTGCATGGTAGAGGACTGTGGTGCGCTCTTCAGCACTGTGGATGGGGCAATAAAACATGCCAA CTTCCACCTCCGCGCcacctttaaagtgaagtcagagcCTCAGTTCGGTGAGGGCAAGGAATCCGGTGAGGGAGCCTCGCTGCAGCCTGCCGCCCCCGTCTCTATGGCCAACAATCCCTCCATGGATGTGGCCCACCTCACCTCCTCTGGCGGCtacagctctcctcctccctccctgctggCCTGGAAGCAGCTGACTGGCAGCATCCCTCAGATGCCGGCCTCCATGCCCAACCTGCCGGCCAACTCCCCTCTGGCCACCACCTCTCTGGAGAATGCTAAACCCCAAGTCAAACCTGGTTTCCTGCAGTTTCAggaaaa TGATCCCTGTTTGGCTACTGACTGTAAGTACTCCAACAAGTTCCACTTCCACTGCTTGTTTGGGAACTGCAAGTACGTGTGCAAGACGTCTGGCAAGGCCGAGTCCCACTGTTTGGACCACATCAACCCCAACAACAACCTGGTCAACGTCCGCGACCAGTTCTCCTACTACTCCCTCCAGTGTCTCTGTCCCAACCAG CACTGCGAGTTCAGAATGAGGGGCCACTATCACTGTCTGCGGCCCGGCTGCTTTTTTGTCACTAACATCACTACCAAGCTGCCATGGCACGTCAAGAAGCACGAGAAGGCAGAACGCCGCGCCGCCAACGGCTTCAAATATTTCACCAAGAGGGAGGAGTGTGGGAGGCTGG GTTGTAAGTATAACCAAGTCAACAGCCACTTCCACTGCATCCGCGAGGGTTGCCAGTTCTCCTTCCTGCTCAAGCACCAGATGACCTCGCACGCACGCAAACACATGAGGCGGATGCTTGGGAAGAACTTTGACAGAGTCCCATCCCAG GTGATGCCACTGAGTCAGAGGCCAGATGCATCTGGCATGATGGGAACCCATCCTGGCATCAACTCCTGCTTCTCGTCCTCCATCATGGACGAGACCGATGACTACATGGACTACATGGGAGGAGGGGGCAGCCCCTTGGGCCTCTCCTCCGAGTCCTCCAACCAGGAccggagctgcagcagcacaccTGTAGGCAACGATGGTTCTCCAGCAG GACAAGGCTGGCCTCCCACCACTTCTGCTCCTACCACCCCTGCTGACACTAGCGCTACCCAAAATGCACCTCCTTcttccccacctcctccaccaccactgccacttcctcctcctccctccgctCTTCAGCCTGGCTTCCAGTCCCAGgccccatccctctctcctgccctcctccgacctcctctgtcctcactcccatacctcctctctccatcctgtCTGTCATACTCTCTGCTCAGCGCCTCTCTGGGAGCCACTCGGAGTGTTGTCATGCCAACCAACACACCAGCTTTCAGCTCCATCATTGCCACTCCGTCTCCGGTTAAAAATGACGTCCCTATAGTGCAGGATGCTGCAG GCAACACCATCTCCATTCCCACGGCCACCGGTGCAAAGAAGCGCTTTTGGATCATCGAGGACATGTCACCGTACGGCAAGCGCCGCAAGACCCCGTCGTCACGCAAGATGCTGGATGAGGGGATGATGCTTGAGGGCTTCAGGCGCTACGACCTCTACGAGAACTGCAAGGATCCAGGCTGCCAGTTTTCTCTGAAGGTGACCCACTACCACTGCACACGTGAGAACTGTGGCTACAAGTTCTGCGGCCGCACCCACATGTACAAGCATGCGCAGCACCACGACCGGGTGGACAACCTGGTGCTGGACGACTTCAAGCGCTTCAAATCCTCCCTCAGCTGCAACTTCCCTGACTGCCAGTTCTCAGGCAACAGCACCCACTTCCACTGTCTGCGCTGCGGCTTCCGCTGCACCGACAGCACCAAGGTGACGGCCCACCGCAAGCACCACGGCAAGCAAGATGTGATCACCGCCGCTGGCTTCTGCCAGTTCAGCTCCAGCGTTGATTGCGAGGTTCCCGACTGCAAATATAAGCTCAAGTGCTCGCACTTCCACTGCACCTTCCCTGAGTGTAAGCACACGGTGGTGGGCATGTCCCAGATGGACTCCCACAAGAGGAAGCACGAGAAGCAGGAGCGCGGTGAGCTGCCGTCCGTGTCGCCCAAACAGGAAGTAATGCACCACCTGGGAGGAAGTGTGTCTACGGTCCCTCCAATCTCCATGGgcctttcctcttcttcacccAGTGGCGTCCACGGTTTGTCCCGCAGCATTAACAGCAGCGCTCCCTCCATGCTCTATCCAACAGGTGGCATCGGGTCAGAGTATAACCACCTCTACCAGCCGTCCTCCATCAGCCTGGACGGCTCCCTCAACCTGGGCACCGACACCAGCAGCTCCCTGTTCTTCCTGAAGAATGCCGCCGGTCTGGGTCTCAACGACTCACTGGACCTCAGCAAGAAAATGCACCATGACGCGGCGCGATCTGGCCACAACCCACCAACCCCGCTGGGTCTGCCGGCAGCTCAGGACGACACCACAGGAACATCCGGAGAGGCAGAGGATGACCTGTCGCCAGAGGAGGAGGCACACgcagaggaggacgaggaagaagaggaggacgaggaagaagaggaggaggatgaagcgGAGCTCAACTCTGACTCGAATGATGATTCGATGGCGGAGCCTGATGGTGAAAAGGACAATGGCGAGAGTTTTGATGCTTCTGTTAACCACACTGATTCTTCCCAACtggaaaagaaatga